From Coffea arabica cultivar ET-39 chromosome 2e, Coffea Arabica ET-39 HiFi, whole genome shotgun sequence, the proteins below share one genomic window:
- the LOC140036218 gene encoding uncharacterized protein, with protein sequence MASDNVSTPQPSSATVAVALPFAKPFPDVSKIEIFANENFKRWQERVHSLLDIHGVAYALTESQPSATADAKTQEAWQYANKVCRHTILQTLSNELFDVYCSSKEAKAIWETLVTKFTAEDATKQKFVVGKYNQWQMTDDKEMKIQITEYQMLLEDLKNEDINLPEKFAAGMLIDKLPESWADYKNNLKHKEKNYTMDELVKHILIEDSSKRELRATKAKEMAYKANLVQSNNKRHNKGDRANGNLPKVHLAVISQVNIAANVKEWVVDSGATRHICTNREAFSSYTPIGDDEEVVYLGDSRTANVLGKGKVFLKLTSGKTLALNDVLHVPNIRANLVSVALLGKVGVKVSFESGKIIMTKNNVFVGKGYCNQGLFVLNISNVINENASSSAYIVDSISLWHARLGHVNIGYIKKMQSCGLISDINDNMDKCEICAEAKITKKSCITVHRETELLNLIHTDLGDLKQTMTRGGKSLYVDDMLIFGTSLDIVNSTKYFLSSNFDMKDLGEAKIILGVKIIRKCDGIMLSQEHYTERLLRKFENYDVTPVSTPYDANTQLKKNNGDPIAQSKYAQIIGSLMHLMNFTRPDIAYVVCRLNRYTHNPNREHWFALVRLMKYLRGTMNFGILYSGFPTVLEGYSDANWISDSNDTKSTSGYVFTLGGGAIAWKSARQTIIARSTMESEFVALELTGTEAEWLRNFLANIPSTKDLLPPVSIHCDCQAAIAIAKNKSYNCKSRHMRLRHDVVKQLLRDGIISIDYVKSELNLADPLTKPVGRKLILQTTKEMRLRPTSCQ encoded by the exons ATGGCATCTGACAATGTTAGCACCCCGCAGCCTTCATCAGCAACTGTTGCAGTGGCACTACCATTCGCCAAGCCCTTTCCAGATGtatccaaaattgaaattttcgccaatgaaaattttaaaagatggCAAGAACGTGTGCACTCTCTACTTGACATCCATGGAGTAGCTTATGCGCTCACTGAATCTCAACCTTCTGCAACTGCGGATGCCAAGACTCAAGAAGCATGGCAATATGCCAATAAGGTATGTCGACACACTATCCTTCAAACACTCTCTAATGAATTATTTGACGTCTATTGTAGCAGCAAAGAAGCCAAGGCAATTTGGGAAACCTTGGTAACAAAGTTTACTGCCGAAGATGCAACCAAGCAAAAATTCGTCGTAGGAAAATACAACCAATGGCAAATGACTGATGACAAGGAGATGAAAATCCAAATCACTGAATATCAAATGCTGCTAGAGGacttgaaaaatgaagacaTCAATCTTCCTGAAAAATTCGCTGCTGGCATGCTGATTGATAAGCTACCTGAGTCATGGGCCGACTATAAAAACAACTTGAAACACAAGGAGAAAAACTATACCATGGATGAGCTCGTGAAACACATCCTCATTGAGGATTCAAGCAAAAGGGAGTTGAGAGCTACCAAGGCAAAGGAGATGGCTTACAAAGCCAATCTGGTGCAAAGCAATAATAAAAG ACATAATAAAGGTGACAGAGCAAATGGTAACCTTCCTAAGGTGCACTTAGCTGTCATCTCTCAAGTGAACATTGCAGCCAATGTCAAAGAGTGGGTGGTAGACTCTGGGGCTACTCGGCACATATGTACGAATCgagaagcattttcctcctatACTCCTATAGGGGATGATGAAGAAGTGGTCTACCTTGGTGACTCACGAACGGCTAATGTTCTGGGTAAGGGCAAAGTATTCTTGAAACTCACTTCAGGAAAAACTTTGGCTCTCAATGATGTGCTGCATGTGCCTAACATTCGGGCAAATCTGGTTTCCGTAGCATTGCTAGGAAAAGTTGGAGTGAAAGTGTCATTTGAATCTGGAAAGATTATAATGACAAAAAATAATGTATTTGTGGGCAAGGGCTATTGTAATCAGGGACTTTTTGTACTTAATATTTCCAATGTGATCAATGAAAATGCATCTTCTTCTGCTTATATTGTTGATTCCATTTCTTTATGGCATGCTAGATTGGGACATGTTAATATTGGttatataaagaaaatgcaatcatGTGGTCTAATTTCTGATATTAATGATAATATGGACAAATGTGAAATATGTGCAGAAgctaaaataacaaagaaaagttgTATAACTGTCCATAGAGAAACTgaattattaaatttaattcataCTGATTTAGGTGATTTAAAACAAACAATGACTAGAGGTGGGAAAAG TTTAtatgtggatgacatgcttATATTTGGTACTAGTCTAGATATTGTAAATAGTACTAAATATTTTTTGTcttctaattttgatatgaaagatTTGGGTGAAGCCAAAATAATATTGGGTGTTAAAATCATAAGGAAATGTGATGGTATAATGTTGTCTCAAGAACATTATACAGAGAGACTTCTTCggaagtttgaaaattatgatGTGACACCTGTGAGTACTCCTTATGATGCTAAcactcaattaaagaaaaataatggtgaCCCAATTGCTCAGTCTAAATATGCTCAGATTATTGGGAGTCTGATGCATCTGATGAATTTCACTAGACCTGATATAGCTTATGTTGTATGTCGACTGAATAGATATACTCATAATCCCAACCGTGAGCATTGGTTTGCATTAGTCAGActgatgaaatatttgagaggtACCATGAATTTTGGTATCCTGTATAGTGGATTTCCCACTGTATTAGAGGGTTACAGTGATGCTAATTGGATCTCTGATTCAAATGATACGAAATCCACTAGTGGTTATGTGTTCACCCTTGGTGGTGGTGCAATAGCATGGAAATCTGCTAGACAGACAATCATTGCTAGATCAACAATGGAGTCAGAGTTTGTAGCTCTGGAACTGACAGGGACTGAGGCCGAGTGGTTGAGAAATTTCTTAGCTAATATTCCTTCAACTAAGGATTTGTTGCCTCCTGTGTCCATACATTGTGACTGTCAAGCAGCGATTGCCATAGCTAAAAATAAATCGTATAATTGTAAAAGTCGACACATGAGATTGAGACATGATGTCGTAAAGCAGCTGCTTAGAGATGGAATTATTTCCATTGATTATGTAAAGTCAGAGTTGAATTTGGCCGATCCTCTGACTAAACCCGTAGGAAGAAAATTGATTCTTCAAACTACAAAAGAAATGAGACTTCGaccaacaagttgtcaatag
- the LOC140036219 gene encoding uncharacterized protein, with the protein MKQVQERVRFENGYVVNSKGKAGGLALFWKEEITLLNVYGTDWYIAARVVDKDTNEHWWMIGIYAGTEASIRKQQWKAIEEKKREWGEKWVLVGDFNDICSNGKKWGGRERSERSFRDFNSFISGNELVDIGYEGVPWTWSNTWEGEGVIKERLDRCLGSVGWVQTYVKATCEHVEKEASDHCLLILDTNPVQKGVKRRFYFDQRWAKDNTSEAVIKKAWGIDQHGSRMFKVVRRIKECRIALIEWNRTVKGNTRAIIQELKRQLKALREEGEQRDKGAITKLKLQLSKAYKDEELYWSQKSRSRWLKEGDKNTAYFHLSVMAKRKKNRLNMLQKANGEWCRGEQEIVEELNKHYTNYSPPRILLSLKTCCKAYLTLFPIL; encoded by the coding sequence ATGAAACAGGTACAAGAAAGAGTTAGGTTTGAGAATGGATATGTGGTGAACTCTAAAGGTAAAGCAGGGGGACTAGCATTGTTTTGGAAGGAGGAGATAACATTACTGAATGTATATGGTACGGACTGGTATATTGCAGCAAGGGTGGTGGATAAGGACACCAACGAGCACTGGTGGATGATAGGAATCTATGCAGGTACGGAGGCCAGTATAAGGAAGCAGCAATGGAAGGCcatagaggaaaaaaaaagggaatgggGTGAGAAATGGGTGTTAGTGGGTGACTTTAATGATATTTGCTCCAATGGGAAGAAATGGGGAGGGAGAGAAAGGTCTGAGAGGAGCTTTAGGGACTTTAATAGTTTCATTTCTGGAAATGAATTAGTGGATATAGGATATGAGGGGGTACCTTGGACCTGGAGCAACACATGGGAGGGGGAGGGTGTGATAAAAGAAAGACTAGATAGATGTTTAGGTAGTGTGGGATGGGTGCAAACATATGTGAAAGCAACCTGTGAGCATGTGGAAAAGGAGGCATCTGACCACTGTCTCCTAATATTAGACACGAACCCGGTGCAAAAGGGAGTGAAAAGAAGATTCTACTTCGACCAACGATGGGCAAAAGACAACACATCTGAGGCAGTAATTAAGAAAGCGTGGGGAATAGATCAACATGGCTCTAGAATGTTCAAGGTGGTAAGGAGAATTAAAGAGTGCAGAATTGCTTTGATCGAATGGAATAGGACAGTTAAGGGCAATACAAGGGCAATAATTCAGGAGCTAAAGAGGCAACTGAAAGCATTAAGAGAGGAAGGAGAGCAGAGGGATAAGGGAGCCATTACaaaactgaagctacaattaaGCAAAGCATATAAGGATGAGGAGCTTTACTGGAGTCAGAAATCAAGAAGTAGGTGGCTCAAAGAGGGGGACAAAAATACAGCCTATTTCCACTTAAGTGTCAtggcaaaaaggaaaaagaacagGCTGAATATGCTGCAGAAGGCGAATGGAGAGTGGTGTAGGGGTGAACAGGAAATTGTAGAGGAACTAAACAAGCACTATACCAACTATTCACCTCCACGGATCCTACTGAGTTTGAAGACGTGCTGCAAGGCATACCTCACACTATTTCCCATCTTATGA